The Girardinichthys multiradiatus isolate DD_20200921_A chromosome Y, DD_fGirMul_XY1, whole genome shotgun sequence genome has a window encoding:
- the LOC124863731 gene encoding guanine nucleotide-binding protein G(I)/G(S)/G(O) subunit gamma-13 produces MEEMDLPQMKKEVESLKYQLAFKREKSSKTVTDLVKWIEDGVPEDPFLNPELMKNNPWVEKGKCILL; encoded by the exons ATGGAAGAGATGGACCTGCCCCAGATGAAGAAGGAGGTGGAGAGCCTCAAATACCAGCTGGCCTTCAAACGAGAGAAATCCTCCAAAACAGTCACAGA TTTGGTCAAATGGATTGAGGACGGTGTTCCCGAAGATCCCTTTCTAAACCCAGAGCTGATGAAAAACAACCCGTGGGTGGAGAAAGGCAAATGCATCCTCCTCTAg